From the genome of Colwellia psychrerythraea 34H, one region includes:
- a CDS encoding DUF3649 domain-containing protein: protein MSYLLNNINCSSPRWAVFSRSVAATLGGYALATSSSLFIGQLLLNSAGKYQAIHIGLLLSFLVYACAAMWVFSVSSATKAWIGLIKANIFLAIGTWLLMQSTGANS, encoded by the coding sequence GTGTCTTACCTTTTAAATAATATCAATTGCTCTAGCCCGCGTTGGGCAGTTTTCTCTAGGTCGGTAGCGGCCACCTTGGGCGGCTACGCTTTAGCAACATCTAGCTCTCTTTTTATTGGTCAATTACTATTAAATAGTGCCGGAAAATATCAAGCTATTCATATTGGCTTATTACTCTCCTTTCTTGTGTATGCCTGCGCTGCTATGTGGGTATTTTCGGTATCAAGTGCCACTAAGGCTTGGATAGGTTTAATAAAAGCTAATATTTTCTTAGCGATAGGAACCTGGCTATTAATGCAGTCTACAGGTGCGAATAGCTGA
- a CDS encoding PepSY-associated TM helix domain-containing protein, giving the protein MKDNFRQSMKWFHTWVGLSVGWILFFMFLTGTLGYFYQEITRWMEPERPFIQHNISTEQLITIAQTYLQKNAQGVDEWDINLPTVRNQNLRVGWRNPSEAGKKRGRYKTTVLDITTGEKVESRATGGGRLLYRMHYRLHYLSTKISYWIVGFCAMLMLLAVITGVVIHKKIFTDFFTFRAKKGLIGWLDIHNVLSVIALPFHFMITYSGLLFFLFTYMALSTNLQTNEDEYREMRKEIYPRTSHADSANQPAEMQDIASLYQQAKNTWKNDELNAVEVFAANDINAQFLFIRHETDITYNPNDQVMVNAITGEVIQQTPREYTAAGMIHNGFYSLHEGQFAGPLARWIYFLTGLIGTAMIASGLILWTTKRKPKQLKKPDGPDFGYRLVEQLNIGTIVGLPIAIAMYFYANRLLPVGMVDRVDWEANVMFISWALLLIYPAFRSPTRAWLEQLQLAALVYMALPLVNALTTDKHLVNSLQQQDWGLAAFDLTFFTVGCCFAFSAYKYKTLQPEKAMSRKAIRQDSAIDNESRLQLQCISKENG; this is encoded by the coding sequence ATGAAAGATAACTTTAGACAGTCGATGAAGTGGTTCCATACTTGGGTCGGCCTGAGTGTCGGCTGGATTTTATTTTTCATGTTTTTAACTGGAACACTTGGTTATTTTTACCAAGAAATTACCCGTTGGATGGAGCCAGAGCGACCATTCATTCAACATAATATTAGCACTGAACAGTTAATTACTATTGCCCAAACGTACTTGCAAAAAAATGCTCAGGGCGTTGATGAATGGGATATTAATTTACCGACTGTTCGCAATCAAAATTTACGAGTGGGCTGGCGTAATCCGTCAGAAGCGGGGAAGAAGCGTGGTCGGTATAAGACAACAGTGTTAGATATAACCACAGGCGAAAAAGTCGAGAGCCGAGCAACTGGTGGCGGTAGGCTGCTTTACAGAATGCATTATCGTTTACATTATTTATCAACTAAAATTAGCTATTGGATCGTGGGTTTCTGCGCCATGCTGATGTTATTAGCCGTTATCACCGGTGTCGTTATTCATAAGAAAATCTTCACTGATTTTTTTACCTTTAGAGCAAAAAAAGGTTTGATTGGCTGGTTAGATATTCACAATGTATTAAGTGTTATTGCCTTGCCATTTCACTTTATGATTACCTACAGTGGTTTACTTTTTTTCCTTTTTACTTACATGGCGCTCAGTACTAATCTGCAAACCAATGAAGATGAATATCGGGAAATGCGTAAAGAGATATACCCTCGAACTAGTCATGCAGATAGTGCGAATCAACCTGCAGAAATGCAAGATATTGCATCGTTATATCAACAAGCAAAAAATACGTGGAAAAATGATGAACTCAACGCGGTTGAAGTGTTTGCTGCAAACGATATAAATGCCCAATTCCTTTTTATTCGTCATGAAACCGATATCACTTATAACCCTAATGACCAAGTAATGGTTAACGCAATTACCGGTGAAGTCATTCAACAAACACCGAGAGAGTATACTGCCGCCGGTATGATTCATAATGGTTTTTACTCATTGCATGAGGGACAATTTGCGGGACCACTAGCCCGTTGGATTTACTTTTTAACCGGTCTTATTGGCACCGCAATGATTGCTTCAGGTTTAATTCTTTGGACCACTAAACGTAAACCGAAACAACTGAAAAAACCGGACGGCCCCGATTTTGGTTACCGACTAGTTGAGCAACTCAATATTGGTACTATTGTTGGTTTACCTATCGCTATCGCTATGTATTTTTATGCTAATAGGTTATTACCTGTCGGTATGGTTGATCGAGTAGATTGGGAAGCTAATGTGATGTTTATCAGTTGGGCACTATTACTAATTTATCCTGCGTTTCGTTCGCCTACTAGAGCATGGCTTGAGCAGCTACAACTTGCAGCACTGGTTTATATGGCGCTTCCGTTGGTAAATGCATTAACCACAGATAAACACCTAGTTAATAGTTTGCAACAACAGGATTGGGGCCTAGCTGCTTTTGATCTGACATTCTTCACCGTTGGTTGTTGTTTTGCTTTTTCGGCCTATAAATACAAAACACTGCAGCCTGAAAAAGCAATGAGCAGAAAAGCAATTCGGCAAGACAGTGCAATAGATAATGAAAGTCGACTGCAGTTACAGTGCATTAGTAAGGAGAATGGCTAA
- a CDS encoding DUF3325 domain-containing protein, translated as MFLLTSLSFLVMVLFCLAMNKHREQVLTKTLPKVAILLFRPLAWLALLFIAYLSVALFGWSIGPAFLFGALTMATLLLIMVLTYRAKIIPQLALASLLIAGVSVLSH; from the coding sequence ATGTTCTTATTAACCAGCCTCAGCTTTTTAGTTATGGTGCTTTTTTGCCTTGCGATGAACAAACATCGCGAGCAAGTATTAACGAAAACACTACCTAAGGTTGCGATATTACTTTTCAGGCCTTTAGCTTGGCTAGCGCTGCTTTTTATCGCCTATTTAAGCGTGGCATTGTTTGGCTGGTCTATTGGCCCGGCATTTTTATTCGGTGCACTCACTATGGCAACGTTATTACTGATAATGGTACTGACTTATCGCGCGAAAATAATACCGCAACTTGCTCTTGCCTCGTTATTAATTGCTGGCGTCAGTGTATTAAGTCACTAG
- a CDS encoding TSUP family transporter: MEFAGLTIEIALFLFTIAIIAGFLDTLAGGGGLLTLPALMMSGIPPLVALGTNKLQSCVGAGTASVMMLRNRRVRWRQVKELMPAAFIGSAIGTVIVQFVNTEALTFIIPVVISVIGIYFLVTPTVDADNKPAKVSTSGYRNFVVPLIGCYDGILGPGTGSFFTLAGRALRGQKFLEATAIAKTLNFSTNIASLIVFLFAGQVIWLVGITMMFGQLIGAWLGSHCLFKIPINYLRYLVVIMCFGMLAKYITT; encoded by the coding sequence TTGGAGTTTGCTGGTTTAACTATTGAAATAGCATTATTTTTATTTACCATTGCCATTATCGCAGGTTTTCTGGATACCTTGGCGGGCGGAGGCGGTTTATTAACGCTTCCTGCACTAATGATGAGTGGTATACCACCACTGGTAGCGCTGGGTACCAATAAGTTGCAATCTTGCGTGGGTGCTGGGACGGCCAGTGTGATGATGTTACGTAATCGGCGGGTAAGGTGGCGTCAGGTTAAAGAGCTAATGCCAGCTGCTTTTATCGGCTCTGCTATTGGTACAGTCATTGTTCAATTCGTTAATACCGAAGCTTTGACGTTTATTATTCCTGTGGTGATTAGTGTTATTGGTATTTATTTCTTGGTCACACCCACCGTTGATGCTGATAATAAACCTGCGAAAGTATCGACATCAGGTTATAGAAATTTTGTCGTGCCTTTGATCGGTTGTTATGACGGAATTTTAGGGCCAGGTACAGGATCATTTTTTACTTTAGCTGGTCGTGCTTTGCGAGGTCAAAAATTTCTCGAAGCAACTGCGATAGCTAAAACGCTGAACTTTTCCACCAATATTGCCTCGTTGATCGTGTTTTTATTTGCCGGGCAGGTCATTTGGCTGGTTGGTATCACCATGATGTTTGGCCAACTGATTGGTGCGTGGTTAGGCTCTCATTGTCTCTTTAAAATTCCGATAAATTATTTAAGATATTTAGTCGTTATCATGTGCTTTGGCATGTTGGCTAAATACATAACAACTTAG
- a CDS encoding OprO/OprP family phosphate-selective porin has protein sequence MIWTTLSVVIFTLTQLSICQAEQVSEEPIANIPEVVEQKIVIRNITFVDPAKKKKSTTANLVITNKLFDLVTQDDIDVGHGDIIFDAQNGFILGSLESGKIANFLILDVDPHENIEALLDTKKHVLLAIHNGVIIRNNLRAESNISALAEQKRVKPKRTGWLSYTPPPIVLPSNYKDADWIKFDNDYFSTILIGALALDRQSWESQDKDSLAQVGDLQDFNGGEIRALRFGIAGAIKFDKPWIYMITGATNTFDKGFDTNTTDNVSFMDWRLDIPTIYNTTLSIGKQKEPISMERLMSMTFLPMQERALVSDALLPSRNFGAVLSGITLNQKLTWAGGVFNNWIEDEGSLSENSTELVGRTTWLPYLSEDENELIHLAFGLRYSNAKEGLRYASEPEFNKSTTFVDTGNIDADNSVTYNLEASWRKGPVWLIGEYTKSKVAADYLQNPELSGYHVSAVFSVTGEMREYNKRSGTFSPLRVARSVEQGGWGALEVSTRWSVFDGSDGGLAAGDTSILSVGFAWWLTPKFNVNFNYRWIDLDRCSFISEACNLQGRSSGFNTRLALFL, from the coding sequence ATGATCTGGACTACTCTATCAGTAGTCATCTTCACGTTAACTCAGTTGTCTATTTGCCAAGCCGAGCAAGTTTCAGAAGAACCAATAGCAAATATCCCTGAAGTAGTTGAACAGAAAATAGTGATCCGCAATATCACTTTTGTCGACCCTGCAAAAAAAAAGAAGAGCACCACCGCTAACTTAGTTATCACTAATAAATTATTCGACCTTGTGACGCAAGATGACATTGACGTTGGCCATGGTGATATCATTTTTGATGCCCAAAATGGTTTTATTCTCGGCTCACTAGAGTCAGGTAAAATTGCCAATTTTCTAATTTTAGATGTTGACCCCCACGAGAATATTGAGGCCTTACTCGATACTAAAAAGCACGTACTGCTCGCCATTCATAACGGTGTAATTATTAGAAATAACCTCAGAGCCGAAAGTAATATTTCAGCGCTAGCAGAACAAAAAAGAGTAAAACCCAAACGTACAGGTTGGCTATCTTATACTCCTCCGCCAATTGTATTACCCAGTAATTATAAAGATGCAGATTGGATAAAGTTTGATAATGATTATTTTTCTACCATATTAATTGGGGCACTGGCTTTAGACAGGCAAAGTTGGGAATCGCAAGACAAAGACAGCTTAGCGCAAGTGGGAGATTTACAAGATTTTAATGGCGGTGAAATTCGAGCGCTACGTTTTGGGATCGCGGGGGCAATAAAATTTGATAAACCCTGGATTTATATGATCACTGGAGCAACCAATACCTTTGATAAGGGTTTTGACACCAACACTACAGATAATGTGAGTTTTATGGATTGGCGTCTTGATATACCTACCATTTATAACACTACCCTCAGTATCGGTAAGCAAAAAGAGCCTATTTCTATGGAAAGGCTCATGAGTATGACTTTTTTACCGATGCAGGAACGCGCCTTGGTTTCTGATGCATTACTGCCCTCACGCAACTTTGGTGCTGTATTAAGTGGCATAACACTTAATCAAAAGCTAACTTGGGCAGGCGGTGTGTTTAATAACTGGATAGAAGACGAAGGTTCACTTAGCGAAAACTCAACAGAACTAGTGGGGCGAACAACTTGGTTACCTTATCTATCAGAAGATGAAAATGAGTTAATCCATCTGGCTTTTGGTCTACGGTATAGCAATGCAAAGGAAGGGTTAAGATACGCCTCTGAACCTGAATTTAACAAATCAACCACCTTTGTCGATACCGGAAACATTGATGCTGATAACAGTGTTACTTATAACCTTGAAGCCTCTTGGCGTAAAGGTCCTGTCTGGCTGATTGGTGAATATACTAAAAGTAAAGTTGCGGCTGATTATCTACAAAATCCCGAGCTTTCTGGCTACCACGTTAGTGCCGTATTCTCAGTAACCGGTGAAATGCGTGAATACAATAAAAGGAGTGGCACCTTCTCCCCTTTACGCGTAGCACGTAGTGTTGAACAAGGAGGCTGGGGAGCATTAGAAGTCAGTACTCGTTGGTCGGTATTTGATGGCAGCGACGGTGGCTTAGCTGCTGGTGATACCTCGATATTATCTGTCGGTTTTGCTTGGTGGTTAACACCAAAGTTTAACGTCAATTTCAACTACCGTTGGATTGACTTAGACCGTTGTAGCTTTATCTCTGAAGCCTGTAATTTACAAGGTAGAAGTAGCGGTTTTAATACACGCTTAGCGTTATTCTTATAA
- a CDS encoding carbohydrate porin, with translation MLTNKTLLTLVITGLLATASTYATEDNSTQDHLVKGQSANFGSPDAVDNQIAEDNKRSKPDFKTQLEHNNINMGVDYSTVFLGANNVLTGSDDNAGSSMIRFYGSWNPIGVGTKEVGGLVWKVEHRHSYTDTSVKDFEFGTGGLGLVTPPFSDQGFRVTNLYYKQKYMNGRASFVAGFLDITDFVDVFAMASPWTGFMNFAFSTGTTTMALPGDAALGAAGGIMLSDEYYIVASLVDMNSDPTNIIDGLETFFKENKYFKSIELGWTKSQGEIYVDNIHATLWHADESVEQGSNRGYGINFSASRLIDGQWLPFVRAGYSQDAGTLMEKSISAGFGYYGLGGEENNLGAAINWGQVKGNDDQYTTEVFYIMKPLDYLEVTADLQYIANPALNTLDNSTLIYGLRLRLAI, from the coding sequence ATGCTGACTAATAAAACTCTTCTTACTCTTGTCATTACTGGCTTATTAGCCACTGCATCAACTTACGCTACAGAAGATAATTCTACACAAGACCATTTAGTAAAAGGTCAGAGCGCTAACTTTGGTAGCCCAGATGCCGTTGATAACCAAATAGCTGAAGACAATAAAAGATCTAAACCTGACTTCAAAACTCAGCTAGAGCACAACAATATCAACATGGGAGTAGATTATTCTACCGTGTTTCTTGGGGCGAATAATGTATTAACTGGCTCAGACGATAACGCTGGCAGTAGCATGATTCGTTTTTATGGTAGCTGGAACCCTATTGGCGTTGGCACAAAAGAAGTGGGCGGTTTAGTTTGGAAGGTTGAACACCGCCATTCATATACAGATACCTCAGTGAAAGACTTTGAATTTGGCACCGGTGGGCTTGGGCTTGTTACTCCCCCTTTTAGTGACCAAGGTTTTCGAGTTACTAACCTGTATTACAAACAAAAATATATGAACGGAAGAGCATCTTTCGTCGCGGGGTTTTTAGATATAACGGACTTTGTCGACGTGTTTGCCATGGCCAGCCCATGGACAGGCTTTATGAACTTTGCCTTTAGTACTGGCACCACCACAATGGCCTTGCCTGGTGATGCTGCGTTAGGTGCTGCAGGCGGAATAATGTTGTCTGATGAGTATTATATCGTGGCTAGTTTGGTTGATATGAATTCAGATCCAACAAATATTATCGACGGATTAGAAACCTTTTTTAAAGAGAATAAATACTTCAAAAGTATTGAGCTAGGTTGGACCAAATCTCAAGGCGAGATATATGTCGATAACATCCACGCTACGCTTTGGCATGCCGACGAAAGTGTGGAGCAAGGGTCTAACAGAGGGTATGGCATCAATTTTTCTGCTTCACGTTTAATTGATGGTCAGTGGTTACCCTTTGTTCGCGCTGGGTATTCTCAAGATGCTGGCACCTTAATGGAAAAATCAATCAGTGCGGGTTTTGGTTATTATGGTTTGGGTGGTGAAGAGAATAATCTCGGCGCTGCCATTAACTGGGGGCAAGTTAAAGGTAATGACGACCAATATACCACCGAGGTTTTCTACATTATGAAACCATTAGATTATCTAGAGGTAACAGCCGATTTACAATATATCGCTAATCCTGCACTAAATACCCTAGACAACAGCACACTTATCTATGGTTTAAGGCTTCGTTTAGCAATTTAG
- a CDS encoding metal-dependent hydrolase family protein yields the protein MKLKNTLISKATSKLVISAVAAFSLTSAAFAADQTLIKNVKIWDGTSSGLSKQQDVLIEGELIKSIGSGLKVAADVEVIDGQGKTMIPGLIDMHSHLCLQEGMLVGRDNYDQMAMGARTAHSLTQYLDQGFTTARDVGCNVLGVAKAINNGLLPGPRIFPAGGFLSQTGGHADTGRFNDQPGAIDDLERHGFGYIVDGKTEVRRAARQNLRAGATHLKLMAGGGVASEFDPLHSTQFSVEEFEAAVEVAKDYGTYVTVHAYHDRSVNRAIDAGVRVIEHNFLVSEKTIKRMKKEGIALSAQSVMSLQAFGDPDSITFFSADQKMKAKKVNSGATQMFKWALKHNLLIVTGGDMFGPAYNTKQAENMTWMGKVGAKPLQIMKMGTSNAAEVLTWSGGMNPYKYGALGVIKKGAYADLILIDGNPLKNIEVLNEYKTKFKLIMKNGQVHKNTL from the coding sequence ATGAAATTGAAAAATACATTGATAAGTAAAGCCACTAGTAAGTTGGTAATTAGCGCTGTTGCAGCGTTCTCACTAACTTCAGCAGCCTTTGCTGCTGATCAAACATTGATTAAAAACGTTAAAATTTGGGACGGTACATCCTCGGGGTTAAGTAAACAACAAGACGTATTAATTGAAGGTGAATTAATTAAATCGATAGGTAGCGGCCTAAAAGTCGCAGCTGACGTTGAAGTCATTGATGGACAAGGTAAAACCATGATACCAGGTCTTATCGATATGCATTCACACCTATGTTTACAAGAAGGTATGTTAGTGGGTCGTGATAACTATGATCAAATGGCAATGGGTGCTCGAACAGCTCATTCTTTAACTCAATACCTTGACCAAGGTTTTACTACTGCACGTGATGTTGGCTGTAACGTATTAGGTGTAGCAAAAGCAATTAACAATGGCCTATTACCTGGGCCTCGTATTTTCCCTGCTGGTGGCTTTTTAAGTCAAACCGGAGGCCATGCTGATACGGGCAGATTTAATGACCAACCTGGTGCTATTGATGATTTAGAGCGTCATGGTTTTGGTTATATTGTTGATGGTAAAACAGAAGTACGACGTGCAGCTCGTCAAAATCTACGTGCTGGTGCAACGCATTTAAAATTAATGGCTGGTGGCGGTGTTGCCAGTGAATTTGATCCACTTCACAGCACACAATTTTCTGTTGAAGAATTTGAAGCCGCTGTAGAAGTTGCCAAAGATTACGGCACATATGTAACAGTACATGCATACCACGATCGCAGTGTAAACCGTGCCATTGATGCCGGTGTTCGAGTTATTGAACATAACTTTTTAGTATCAGAAAAAACCATTAAACGTATGAAAAAAGAAGGTATTGCCCTTTCTGCTCAGTCGGTAATGTCATTACAAGCATTTGGCGATCCAGACTCAATTACCTTCTTTAGCGCTGATCAAAAAATGAAAGCTAAAAAAGTAAACTCTGGTGCTACACAAATGTTTAAATGGGCTTTAAAACATAACTTATTAATTGTTACCGGTGGAGATATGTTTGGCCCTGCTTACAATACTAAGCAAGCTGAAAATATGACTTGGATGGGTAAAGTTGGCGCTAAACCACTACAAATCATGAAGATGGGTACATCTAATGCTGCTGAAGTTTTAACTTGGTCTGGTGGTATGAATCCATATAAATATGGTGCTTTAGGTGTTATCAAAAAAGGTGCTTATGCAGATTTAATTTTAATCGACGGTAACCCACTTAAAAACATTGAAGTATTGAACGAGTACAAAACTAAGTTCAAATTAATCATGAAAAATGGTCAAGTGCATAAAAACACGCTTTAA
- a CDS encoding AraC family transcriptional regulator, whose amino-acid sequence MKTDITVVKASHLQPFISFLDKVGAPLDRLLNQVNLHADYFSDQENLIAEAPFWALLEHASYSQGIEDLGFQVTEQLSLDSFGVFGAKVMQADSLHQALTTFIRDMGQQSNCPPFWLMEQGAFVWFCRLGTQGIKKGHWPIEQHVISLMIQLVRGFTTATWTPPKVHLQTHTLKGADNTASFSNSQILINKAFTGICISKSLLLNGAVIKPKDRVAEEVAHQMTISTVNSHVIKELLMQSCANQPLNAQQIANSLGLNIRHMQRLLKEEGCSYRELSEQVLFKQSQVMLSTEQLSVLEVALALGYSDAANFTRAFKRWSGLSPTQYKLLLN is encoded by the coding sequence TTGAAAACTGACATTACCGTGGTTAAAGCCAGTCATTTACAACCCTTTATTAGCTTTTTGGATAAAGTGGGGGCTCCCCTTGATCGTTTATTAAATCAAGTGAATCTTCATGCCGATTATTTTTCCGATCAGGAAAACTTGATTGCAGAAGCACCCTTTTGGGCATTGCTCGAACATGCTTCATATAGTCAGGGTATTGAAGACTTAGGCTTTCAAGTTACTGAACAATTGTCTCTTGACAGTTTTGGTGTTTTTGGCGCTAAGGTGATGCAGGCGGACAGCTTGCACCAAGCATTAACCACTTTTATTCGTGATATGGGACAACAATCAAATTGTCCGCCTTTTTGGTTAATGGAGCAGGGAGCCTTCGTATGGTTTTGTCGGTTGGGCACGCAAGGTATTAAAAAAGGTCACTGGCCAATAGAGCAACATGTGATCAGTTTAATGATTCAGCTAGTGCGTGGTTTTACTACAGCTACTTGGACTCCACCAAAGGTACATCTACAAACTCATACGCTTAAAGGCGCTGACAATACGGCTTCCTTTAGTAATAGCCAAATTCTCATTAATAAAGCCTTTACTGGCATATGTATTTCCAAATCACTATTACTTAATGGTGCAGTCATAAAGCCTAAAGATAGAGTTGCGGAAGAAGTGGCTCATCAAATGACTATTTCAACGGTTAATAGCCATGTAATTAAAGAGTTACTGATGCAATCATGTGCAAATCAACCGCTTAATGCGCAACAAATTGCTAACTCACTTGGGTTAAATATTAGACATATGCAGCGACTGTTGAAAGAAGAGGGATGTTCATATAGAGAATTAAGTGAACAAGTTCTTTTTAAACAGTCGCAAGTAATGTTGAGCACTGAACAATTATCAGTGCTTGAAGTTGCTTTAGCTCTGGGGTATTCAGATGCGGCTAATTTCACTCGTGCTTTTAAACGCTGGTCAGGACTTAGCCCAACTCAATATAAACTGTTATTAAATTAG
- a CDS encoding cytochrome C oxidase subunit IV family protein yields MIKNIFTLNALDISWVLLMIITSANALVAETAEPSLAITAIICCSIAYKGRRIMDHFMELNHANETIQFFMRSYFHVFPALIFLSDLFSEELASLTTI; encoded by the coding sequence ATGATAAAGAACATCTTCACACTAAATGCATTAGATATCTCTTGGGTTTTATTGATGATAATTACTTCTGCTAATGCTTTAGTTGCCGAAACAGCTGAGCCGAGCTTAGCCATTACCGCCATTATATGTTGCTCTATTGCCTATAAAGGCAGACGAATTATGGATCACTTTATGGAGCTTAATCATGCTAATGAAACGATTCAGTTTTTTATGCGTAGCTACTTCCATGTGTTCCCTGCACTCATTTTTTTAAGTGATCTGTTTTCTGAGGAACTGGCCAGTTTAACGACAATTTAG